The following are encoded together in the Deinococcus soli (ex Cha et al. 2016) genome:
- a CDS encoding RNA-binding S4 domain-containing protein encodes MTGERGYPEQDTIDLQDFLKMRGMVETGGEAKFRVQGGEVRLNGEIETRRRKKLRRGDIVEYAGERVRVDF; translated from the coding sequence ATGACTGGTGAACGAGGGTACCCCGAGCAGGACACGATCGACCTTCAGGACTTCCTGAAGATGCGCGGCATGGTGGAGACCGGCGGCGAGGCGAAGTTCCGCGTGCAGGGCGGCGAGGTGCGGCTGAACGGTGAGATCGAGACGCGCCGCCGCAAGAAACTGCGCCGTGGGGACATCGTGGAGTACGCCGGGGAGCGCGTGCGGGTGGATTTCTAA
- a CDS encoding ComF family protein, whose translation MTAAFGTALLGALRTLLPRACPGCGAQLGAHAGLCPACRAALRPHVQAHSPLRAQPEPHLVTLGTYSGVRRRAVRELKFAHARDLARILGEALATGVPADWNVQAVIPVPLHPGRQRQRGFNQAELLGRALASALAVPCVPALIRTHAGAQQARRHAAQREDLHGAFRAHEGFLPGGPVLLIDDVLTTGHTAQACQDALKQAGAPQVYVAVVAR comes from the coding sequence ATGACCGCTGCGTTCGGAACGGCCCTGCTCGGCGCGCTGCGCACCCTGCTGCCCCGCGCCTGCCCCGGCTGCGGCGCGCAGCTCGGGGCGCACGCCGGACTGTGCCCCGCCTGCCGCGCCGCCCTGCGCCCCCATGTGCAGGCCCACAGCCCCCTGCGCGCCCAGCCGGAACCGCACCTCGTGACGCTCGGGACGTACAGCGGCGTGCGCCGACGCGCCGTGCGGGAACTGAAGTTCGCCCACGCCCGCGACCTCGCCCGCATCCTCGGCGAGGCGCTCGCCACGGGCGTGCCCGCCGACTGGAACGTGCAGGCTGTCATTCCCGTCCCGCTGCACCCCGGGCGGCAGCGTCAGCGCGGCTTCAATCAGGCCGAGCTGCTGGGCCGCGCCCTGGCCAGCGCCCTGGCCGTCCCCTGCGTTCCCGCCCTGATCCGCACCCACGCTGGCGCCCAGCAGGCCCGGCGGCACGCCGCGCAGCGCGAGGACCTGCACGGCGCCTTCCGCGCGCACGAGGGCTTCCTGCCCGGTGGCCCGGTGCTCCTCATTGACGACGTGCTCACCACCGGGCACACCGCGCAGGCCTGCCAGGACGCCCTGAAACAGGCGGGCGCGCCGCAGGTGTACGTGGCGGTCGTCGCCCGCTGA
- a CDS encoding putative Ig domain-containing protein, which yields MAHSRFAARRGLGVLLACALPAFGMVACGQDLTGTSSTSARDALYFNDRASGLPPVYIQEPYSAPIEVAGGAGPYTVRRIEGTLPPGLTLTGTTLSGTPTKTGTYTFTLEVTDSTLSSKQKSYTLNVQELPPLSLSLTLPTGEIRGETRVPLLIAAPRSVRAARVTWTLPEKVTVTRVQPEGGALVFWRQDGTRLTVDLGFKAVPRSGSRVALISVKPGAPVTLSSPDLGYEARGGDGKVLAQKLTAAEQKTLDEQKAAEQKAAQEKAAQEKAAQEKAPEAKPGDVKPGTSTPTDAPKTGTDTTPPGEAPKTDPPKTEPTPTPPPSGGAGGGK from the coding sequence ATGGCACATTCGCGTTTCGCTGCCCGGCGGGGGCTGGGCGTCCTGCTGGCCTGCGCGCTGCCCGCCTTCGGGATGGTCGCGTGCGGGCAGGACCTGACCGGCACGTCCAGTACCAGTGCGCGCGACGCGCTGTACTTCAACGACCGCGCCAGCGGCCTGCCCCCGGTGTACATCCAGGAACCGTATTCGGCGCCCATCGAGGTCGCGGGCGGCGCGGGACCGTACACCGTCCGCCGCATCGAGGGTACCCTCCCGCCCGGGCTGACGCTGACCGGCACGACCCTGAGCGGTACACCCACGAAGACCGGGACGTACACCTTCACGCTGGAGGTCACGGATTCCACGCTGAGCAGCAAGCAGAAATCCTACACCCTGAACGTGCAGGAACTGCCGCCCCTGAGCCTCAGCCTGACCCTGCCGACTGGCGAGATCCGCGGCGAGACGCGCGTGCCGCTGCTGATCGCCGCGCCGCGCAGCGTCCGGGCCGCGCGCGTCACGTGGACCCTGCCGGAGAAGGTGACGGTCACGCGCGTGCAGCCCGAGGGGGGCGCGCTGGTGTTCTGGCGGCAGGACGGGACGCGCCTGACGGTGGACCTGGGCTTCAAGGCGGTGCCGCGCAGCGGGTCGCGCGTGGCACTGATCAGCGTGAAGCCGGGCGCGCCCGTCACCCTGAGCAGCCCCGACCTGGGTTACGAGGCGCGCGGCGGGGACGGCAAGGTGCTCGCGCAGAAACTGACGGCCGCCGAGCAGAAGACACTCGACGAGCAGAAGGCCGCCGAGCAGAAAGCGGCCCAGGAAAAGGCGGCGCAGGAGAAGGCTGCGCAGGAAAAAGCCCCGGAAGCGAAACCGGGTGACGTGAAGCCGGGCACTTCCACCCCGACCGACGCGCCGAAGACCGGGACGGACACCACCCCGCCGGGCGAGGCGCCGAAGACGGACCCGCCGAAGACCGAGCCGACCCCCACCCCTCCGCCCTCGGGCGGCGCGGGAGGTGGCAAGTGA
- a CDS encoding DUF1684 domain-containing protein: MTASAYEAAVLDFRRRKDEHFAAGRGPVDPAAFAGLSYFPPDEAWAFTVLLDPLPQADAGAEWTLETNTGETRTMTRIGQVQLPLPDGERTLLVFAPLGEERPERVFIPFRDATSGEATYGAGRYLDAPLDRQLGGDGALVRVDFNLAYHPYCAYGDGWTCPLPPRENWLPDAVTAGERLS, encoded by the coding sequence GTGACCGCCTCGGCGTACGAGGCGGCGGTGCTGGATTTCCGCCGCCGCAAGGACGAGCACTTCGCGGCGGGGCGCGGTCCGGTGGACCCGGCGGCGTTCGCGGGCCTGTCGTACTTCCCGCCGGATGAGGCGTGGGCGTTCACGGTGCTGCTCGACCCGCTGCCGCAGGCTGACGCGGGCGCGGAGTGGACGCTGGAGACGAACACGGGCGAGACGCGCACCATGACCCGCATCGGGCAGGTGCAGCTGCCCCTCCCGGACGGCGAGCGGACGCTGCTGGTGTTCGCGCCGCTGGGTGAGGAGCGCCCGGAGCGGGTGTTCATTCCGTTCCGTGATGCCACGAGCGGGGAGGCCACGTACGGCGCGGGCCGTTACCTGGACGCGCCCCTTGACCGTCAATTGGGTGGGGACGGCGCGCTGGTGCGGGTGGATTTCAATCTGGCGTACCATCCGTACTGCGCGTACGGGGACGGGTGGACGTGCCCGCTGCCGCCCCGCGAGAACTGGCTGCCGGACGCGGTGACGGCCGGCGAACGCCTGAGCTGA
- a CDS encoding insulinase family protein: protein MTIMDSLPAAPRVGDHLGRYTVERVEPLPEMQGTLVLLRHELGAQHAHVIRADDNAAFGVTFPTVPQDSTGVAHILEHVVLMGSQRFPVPDPFFSMLPRSLNTFMNAMTASDWTTYPFSTRNEKDFFNLLAVYLDATFFPLMRYESFRQDGHRFEFATPDDPTTPLKLQGVVYNEMKGAMASPGSVMWRAFGKALYPDLTYANNSGGAPEEIPNLTYEGLRAFHAAHYHPSNAFFYTYGQLPLARILDAIENHVMAQFAPQTLDVSIPDQPAFDAPRHESAVYPGTDVERGAQVLVGWKLGHSSDPDLNLRWSVLSDVLLGNPAAPLTRPLIESGLGSALADGSGYRDSFREGAFAAGLKGLPAGKAAEVEALVLRTLEEIATQGIEPELIESSLHQFEIAQKEVSNSGYPFALGVMFRLLGPWMQGGDPVTGLRLDAQLGRLRADLAQGAVFEPMLRDLLGNPHRVTLEVAPDPASAERAEADEAALVERLSADFTDEDRARIVADSLRLKELQGQEADRSVLPTLGLEDIPTAAPAVTYHTEQPGRARVARAAQPTGGLTYLDVQLRLPALPDDLLDALPLYTFAVTRSGAAGQDYVSLARRIEAVTGGVSAAVGVGTPPDDLNAVRLAVTFSGKALARNAPALVEVLRDLIAAPDFTRDRLEQLLKQRLAGLKASVVQAGNAYAERLAAAQLNVTGAVQERFSGLTALATLKVTVEGEGGLDDLLERFGRLRDLIRTADPLLALTATPDDLNLDLSPLTELFSGDAPVGRPAPTLPTRAPQARTTDVPVSYNAVAFPTVPYTHPDSPALLVLSRVLRSEYLLPELREKGGAYGGAASFDPREGVFAMSSYRDPHVARTFQVFKDARTFLNGDLGERELTEAILSASKILDPLTSPDTAGRRRIYGDHAGYTQDLEQTYKARLLAVTLDDLRRVMDTYLTPERATYGVVTGRDPNSDDLAALGLTFEIQAI, encoded by the coding sequence ATGACGATCATGGATTCACTGCCCGCCGCGCCCCGCGTGGGGGATCACCTGGGCCGCTACACCGTCGAACGCGTCGAACCCCTGCCCGAGATGCAGGGCACGCTGGTGCTGCTGCGCCACGAACTCGGCGCCCAGCACGCGCACGTCATCCGCGCGGACGACAACGCCGCGTTCGGCGTGACGTTCCCCACCGTCCCGCAGGACAGCACCGGCGTGGCGCACATCCTCGAACACGTCGTCCTGATGGGCAGCCAGCGCTTCCCGGTGCCGGACCCGTTCTTCTCGATGCTGCCCAGGTCGCTGAACACGTTCATGAACGCCATGACCGCCAGTGACTGGACGACCTACCCGTTCTCCACCCGCAACGAGAAGGACTTCTTCAACCTGCTGGCCGTGTACCTGGACGCCACGTTCTTCCCGCTGATGCGCTACGAGAGCTTCCGGCAGGACGGGCACCGCTTCGAATTCGCCACGCCCGACGATCCCACCACGCCGCTGAAGTTGCAGGGCGTCGTGTACAACGAGATGAAGGGCGCGATGGCCAGCCCCGGGTCGGTCATGTGGCGCGCGTTCGGCAAGGCGCTGTACCCGGACCTGACGTACGCGAACAACAGCGGCGGCGCCCCCGAGGAGATCCCGAACCTGACCTACGAGGGCCTGCGGGCTTTCCACGCGGCGCACTACCACCCCAGCAACGCGTTCTTCTACACCTACGGGCAGCTGCCGCTGGCGCGCATCCTGGACGCCATCGAGAACCACGTCATGGCGCAGTTCGCGCCGCAGACGCTGGACGTCAGCATCCCCGACCAGCCCGCGTTCGACGCACCCCGCCACGAGAGCGCCGTGTACCCCGGCACGGACGTGGAACGCGGCGCGCAGGTCCTCGTCGGCTGGAAACTCGGGCACTCCAGCGACCCGGACCTGAACCTGCGCTGGAGCGTCCTGAGTGACGTGCTGCTAGGCAACCCCGCCGCGCCCCTGACCCGCCCGCTGATCGAGTCCGGGCTGGGCAGCGCCCTGGCGGACGGCAGCGGCTACCGCGACTCGTTCCGTGAGGGGGCTTTCGCCGCCGGACTCAAGGGCCTGCCCGCCGGGAAGGCCGCCGAGGTCGAGGCGCTCGTGCTACGCACCCTGGAGGAGATCGCCACGCAGGGCATCGAGCCGGAACTGATCGAGAGCAGCCTCCACCAGTTCGAGATCGCGCAGAAGGAGGTCAGCAACAGCGGCTACCCCTTCGCGCTGGGCGTGATGTTCCGCCTGCTCGGCCCCTGGATGCAGGGCGGCGACCCGGTCACCGGCCTGCGCCTCGACGCGCAACTGGGGCGCCTGCGGGCCGATCTCGCGCAGGGCGCGGTGTTCGAGCCGATGCTCCGCGACCTGCTCGGCAACCCGCACCGCGTCACGCTGGAAGTCGCCCCTGACCCCGCCTCGGCCGAACGCGCCGAGGCCGACGAGGCCGCCCTGGTCGAGCGCCTCAGCGCCGACTTCACCGACGAGGACCGCGCCCGCATCGTCGCGGACAGCCTTCGCCTGAAGGAACTCCAGGGTCAGGAGGCCGACCGCAGCGTCCTGCCCACCCTGGGCCTGGAGGACATCCCCACCGCCGCGCCCGCCGTGACCTACCACACCGAGCAGCCCGGCCGCGCCCGCGTGGCCCGCGCCGCGCAGCCTACCGGCGGCCTCACGTACCTGGACGTGCAACTGCGCCTCCCGGCCCTGCCGGACGACCTGCTGGACGCGCTGCCGCTGTACACCTTCGCCGTGACCCGCAGCGGCGCCGCCGGGCAGGACTACGTGAGCCTCGCGCGCCGCATCGAGGCCGTCACGGGCGGCGTCAGTGCCGCCGTCGGCGTGGGCACCCCCCCGGACGACCTGAACGCCGTGCGCCTCGCCGTGACCTTCAGCGGCAAGGCCCTGGCCCGCAACGCCCCTGCCCTGGTTGAGGTGCTGCGCGACCTGATCGCCGCGCCCGACTTCACCCGCGACCGCCTGGAACAACTGCTCAAGCAGCGCCTCGCGGGCCTGAAAGCCAGCGTCGTGCAGGCCGGGAACGCCTACGCCGAACGCCTCGCCGCCGCGCAACTGAACGTCACGGGCGCCGTGCAGGAACGCTTCAGCGGCCTCACCGCCCTGGCCACCCTGAAAGTCACCGTGGAAGGCGAGGGCGGCCTGGACGACCTCCTGGAGCGCTTTGGGCGCCTGCGGGACCTGATCCGCACGGCGGACCCCCTCCTCGCGCTGACCGCCACACCCGACGACCTGAACCTCGACCTGAGCCCCCTCACGGAGCTGTTCAGCGGCGACGCCCCTGTCGGCCGCCCCGCCCCCACCCTGCCCACGCGCGCCCCGCAGGCCCGCACGACCGACGTGCCCGTCTCGTACAATGCCGTCGCGTTCCCCACCGTCCCCTACACCCACCCCGACAGCCCCGCCCTGCTCGTCCTGTCCCGCGTCCTGCGCAGCGAGTACCTGCTGCCCGAACTGCGCGAGAAGGGCGGCGCGTACGGCGGCGCCGCCAGCTTCGACCCGCGCGAGGGCGTCTTCGCCATGAGCAGCTACCGCGACCCGCACGTGGCCCGCACCTTCCAGGTGTTCAAAGACGCCCGCACGTTCCTGAACGGCGACCTGGGCGAACGCGAACTGACCGAGGCGATCCTCTCCGCCAGCAAGATCCTCGACCCCCTCACCAGCCCCGACACCGCCGGCCGCCGCCGCATCTACGGCGACCACGCCGGGTACACCCAGGACCTCGAACAGACCTACAAGGCCCGCCTGCTGGCCGTCACGCTGGACGACCTGCGCCGCGTCATGGACACCTACCTCACCCCGGAACGTGCCACGTACGGCGTCGTCACCGGCCGCGACCCCAACAGCGACGACCTCGCCGCACTGGGCCTGACCTTCGAAATACAGGCCATCTGA